One stretch of Desulfovibrio sp. TomC DNA includes these proteins:
- a CDS encoding restriction endonuclease subunit S, with the protein MRYGLTEQTIQLINSVFEKHPVVKQAVLYGSRAKGNYKPGSDIDLSLFGEDISQREVNQILDELDALDLPYTIDLTVFRDITYAKFRDHIARIGVVFYQRDEDNISGEFVESSGQDSCDESVKLGFSGEIKGCFVASWPIVSMGDVCIINPPKKEAKKKLQDSDSVSFVPMNSLGIYTKDLILGSEKALADAYKSYTYFADHDVLLAKITPCFENGKVGVARGLTNGIGFGSSEYIVLRSKSDVLPEYIFYYLSQKIIRTIGARIMTGAVGHKRIPEEFIANLQILLPSITEQKRIVAILDDAFERIDAAIANTEKNIANARELFESYLTDAFFRAGSAWKTCRLGEICKLQNGFVFKSNLFKQSGMPVLRISSIQDELVCDNRPVFADPKDYKEDLRKYEVNDGDLLIAMSGATTGKVGFNRTGQTYLLNQRVGRFVPKIGLSIDYLFLFLLTKQEESLKISAGSAQPNLSTKQINDFTLPFPRLDEQIVFVDKSLAVRESILSIAEVCQSKLSALNELKQSLLQKAFSGELPTDFNPDALEH; encoded by the coding sequence ATGCGCTACGGGCTCACTGAGCAAACGATTCAGCTGATTAATTCCGTCTTCGAAAAGCATCCTGTTGTAAAACAGGCAGTGCTGTATGGTTCGCGGGCCAAAGGCAACTACAAGCCCGGCTCGGATATCGACCTGAGTCTTTTTGGAGAGGACATCTCCCAGAGGGAGGTGAATCAGATTCTGGACGAGCTTGATGCGCTTGATCTACCCTATACGATTGACCTGACAGTGTTTAGGGATATTACTTACGCTAAATTTCGCGACCACATTGCTCGAATTGGTGTTGTTTTTTATCAACGTGATGAAGACAATATTTCTGGGGAATTTGTTGAAAGTAGCGGGCAGGATTCATGCGATGAAAGTGTAAAACTCGGATTTTCTGGAGAGATTAAAGGATGTTTTGTGGCTTCTTGGCCTATCGTTTCAATGGGTGATGTGTGCATCATCAATCCGCCAAAGAAGGAGGCAAAGAAAAAACTTCAAGACTCCGATTCAGTTTCTTTTGTCCCCATGAATAGTCTTGGAATTTACACTAAAGATTTAATTCTTGGTTCTGAAAAAGCGTTAGCCGACGCATACAAGAGCTATACATACTTTGCAGACCATGATGTACTATTGGCAAAGATAACTCCTTGTTTCGAAAATGGAAAAGTTGGAGTTGCCCGGGGACTTACTAACGGGATCGGCTTTGGATCAAGCGAATATATTGTATTGAGATCTAAAAGCGATGTTCTGCCAGAGTACATTTTTTACTATTTGTCTCAAAAAATAATCAGGACGATTGGGGCGAGGATTATGACTGGAGCGGTCGGTCATAAACGCATACCGGAAGAATTTATTGCTAATTTGCAGATTCTTTTACCATCCATCACAGAACAAAAACGTATCGTCGCCATCTTGGACGATGCCTTTGAGCGCATCGACGCCGCCATCGCCAACACTGAGAAGAATATTGCGAATGCCAGGGAGTTGTTCGAGAGCTATTTGACAGATGCTTTTTTTCGAGCCGGAAGTGCTTGGAAGACCTGCAGACTTGGTGAAATCTGTAAGCTGCAAAATGGGTTTGTTTTTAAAAGCAATTTGTTTAAGCAGTCAGGAATGCCAGTCCTTCGGATTTCCAGTATTCAGGACGAGTTAGTTTGTGACAATCGACCAGTTTTTGCTGACCCTAAAGACTATAAGGAAGACTTAAGAAAGTACGAAGTAAATGATGGTGATTTACTTATTGCAATGTCAGGGGCCACAACTGGCAAGGTCGGTTTTAATCGTACAGGCCAAACGTACTTGCTGAATCAACGTGTAGGGAGGTTTGTCCCCAAAATAGGACTTAGCATTGACTACTTATTTTTATTCTTGCTGACTAAGCAAGAAGAAAGCCTCAAAATATCTGCTGGATCAGCTCAACCTAATTTAAGTACAAAACAAATAAATGACTTTACGCTTCCTTTCCCCAGGCTAGATGAACAAATAGTCTTTGTGGACAAGTCGTTGGCAGTTCGTGAAAGCATACTGTCGATTGCAGAAGTTTGCCAGAGCAAGCTATCAGCCCTTAATGAGCTTAAGCAATCCCTCCTCCAAAAAGCCTTTTCCGGCGAGCTCCCCACTGACTTCAACCCGGACGCCCTGGAGCACTGA
- the hsdR gene encoding EcoAI/FtnUII family type I restriction enzme subunit R: MSSPIPHDLNEAETRAELIDPVLAAAGWGVVEGSRIRREKITNGRLIGGGKRSKQDIADYVLVFRGQKLAVIEAKRVSLPDTEGVGQAKRYATMLQARFAYSTNGKGIYQIDMHTGAEGYVDSYPTPDQLWQSTFAQKNTWRDRFAAIPFEDKGGSWEARYYQHNAINQALEAIAAGRDRILLTLATGTGKTFIAFQLAWKLFQSRWNLKDWKCGGEPSRRPRILFLADRNILASQAYNAFSAFPEDALVRISPDAIRKKGMVPKNGSIFFTIFQTFMAGRDAAGNPAPNFGDYPPDFFDFIIIDECHRGGANDESNWREILTYFSPAVQLGLTATPKRKGNVDTYAYFGDPVYVYSLKEGINDGYLTPFKVRQIATTLDEYVYTADDNVIEGDIEEGRRYTESDFNRVIEIAERERYRVKLFMDMIDQTQKTLVFCATQEHALAVRDCVNQTKQSSDPDYCIRVTANDGSEGERWLRVFQDNDKTIPTILTTSQKLSTGVDARNVRNIVLMRPINSIIEFKQIVGRGTRLFEGKDYFTIYDFVKAYEHFNDPEWDGDPIEPEPRPPGKPPKECPVCGKLPCECVREPEPCPECGRIPCICGKRVKTKIKLADGKERMIQHMTATTFWSPDGKPLSAAQFIESLYGQLPELFKDEDELRAIWSKPDTRKRLLQGLEEKGFGGEQLAEVSKMIDAEDSDLFDVLAYIAFTLAPMSRAERVESRKDHIFSKYSSKERQFLAFVLDHYVALGVSELDQEKLPGFIELKYHSMSDAVAELGSVGGIREVFVGFQEHLYSTVQR, translated from the coding sequence ATGTCCTCCCCCATACCCCATGACCTGAACGAAGCGGAAACCCGGGCGGAGCTGATTGATCCAGTTCTTGCGGCGGCGGGATGGGGTGTTGTCGAAGGAAGCCGGATCAGGCGGGAAAAGATCACCAACGGTCGGCTCATCGGGGGTGGCAAGCGCAGTAAGCAGGATATCGCCGATTACGTGCTGGTGTTCCGAGGGCAGAAGCTCGCCGTTATCGAAGCCAAGCGGGTCAGCCTTCCAGACACGGAAGGAGTGGGACAGGCCAAACGCTACGCGACCATGCTGCAAGCCCGGTTCGCCTACTCCACCAATGGGAAGGGAATCTACCAGATAGACATGCACACCGGGGCCGAAGGCTATGTCGACTCCTACCCGACCCCGGACCAGCTCTGGCAATCCACCTTTGCCCAAAAGAATACGTGGCGGGATCGGTTCGCAGCCATCCCCTTCGAGGATAAAGGCGGAAGCTGGGAAGCCAGATACTACCAGCACAATGCCATCAATCAAGCCCTGGAAGCCATAGCGGCAGGTAGGGATCGCATCCTCCTCACCCTCGCCACCGGCACAGGCAAAACTTTCATCGCCTTCCAACTCGCCTGGAAGCTCTTCCAAAGTCGCTGGAACCTCAAGGACTGGAAATGCGGGGGAGAACCGAGTCGCAGACCTCGCATCCTGTTCCTGGCGGATCGAAACATCCTCGCCAGCCAAGCATACAATGCTTTCTCGGCATTTCCCGAAGACGCCTTGGTCCGCATCTCCCCTGACGCGATTCGCAAGAAAGGGATGGTTCCCAAAAACGGCAGCATTTTCTTCACGATCTTCCAGACCTTCATGGCGGGTCGGGACGCGGCAGGCAATCCTGCCCCGAACTTTGGGGATTATCCTCCCGATTTCTTCGATTTTATCATCATCGACGAGTGTCATCGCGGTGGGGCCAATGACGAAAGCAACTGGCGCGAGATATTGACCTATTTTTCGCCAGCGGTGCAGCTCGGTCTGACGGCGACTCCCAAGCGCAAAGGGAACGTTGATACCTATGCGTACTTTGGCGACCCCGTGTACGTGTACTCACTCAAAGAGGGGATCAACGATGGCTACCTGACTCCGTTTAAGGTCAGGCAAATCGCCACCACCCTGGATGAGTACGTATACACCGCTGACGATAATGTCATTGAAGGGGACATCGAGGAAGGCAGGCGCTACACCGAGAGCGATTTCAATCGGGTCATCGAGATCGCCGAGCGGGAGCGCTACCGGGTCAAGCTCTTCATGGATATGATCGACCAGACCCAAAAGACGCTCGTTTTTTGTGCGACTCAGGAACACGCCCTGGCGGTCAGGGACTGCGTCAATCAGACTAAGCAGAGCAGCGATCCCGACTATTGTATCCGCGTGACCGCCAATGACGGGTCGGAGGGGGAACGCTGGCTGCGGGTATTTCAGGACAATGACAAGACCATCCCCACCATACTGACCACCTCCCAAAAGCTTTCCACCGGGGTAGATGCTCGCAATGTCAGGAATATCGTCCTGATGCGTCCGATCAATTCCATCATTGAGTTCAAGCAGATCGTTGGTCGCGGTACCCGCCTCTTCGAGGGCAAGGACTACTTCACCATTTACGACTTCGTGAAGGCATATGAGCATTTCAATGACCCTGAGTGGGACGGCGACCCCATCGAGCCTGAACCTCGTCCACCGGGCAAGCCACCCAAGGAATGTCCCGTATGCGGCAAGCTCCCATGCGAGTGTGTCCGAGAGCCTGAACCCTGTCCTGAGTGCGGTCGGATTCCGTGCATATGCGGCAAAAGGGTGAAGACGAAGATCAAGCTGGCGGATGGCAAAGAGCGGATGATCCAGCACATGACCGCCACCACCTTCTGGAGTCCTGACGGAAAACCCCTCTCGGCAGCCCAGTTCATTGAAAGCCTGTACGGGCAACTGCCCGAACTCTTCAAGGACGAGGACGAGCTGCGGGCCATCTGGAGCAAACCGGATACCCGGAAGCGACTGCTTCAAGGTCTTGAGGAGAAAGGCTTCGGTGGTGAACAGCTTGCCGAGGTCAGTAAGATGATTGATGCCGAGGACAGCGACCTGTTCGACGTTCTCGCCTACATCGCTTTCACACTTGCTCCCATGAGTCGAGCCGAACGTGTGGAGAGCAGAAAGGACCACATCTTCTCGAAGTATTCATCCAAGGAGCGGCAATTCCTGGCCTTTGTCCTTGACCATTACGTGGCCCTAGGGGTGAGTGAGCTGGACCAGGAAAAGCTGCCTGGGTTTATTGAATTGAAATACCATTCGATGAGTGATGCAGTGGCGGAGCTGGGGAGTGTGGGAGGGATACGAGAGGTGTTTGTTGGGTTTCAGGAACACTTATATTCCACCGTACAAAGGTAA
- a CDS encoding nucleotidyltransferase substrate binding protein — protein sequence MSEDIRWKQRFNNYLKALQTLTDAVKLAEERELSTLEAQGVIQSFEFTHELAWNVLKDYLEYQGVSDIVGSRGAVREAFKNGLLEDGETWMTMIKDRNLSSHTYDLERAQEIVERILDEHHPAFLKMAKKFNAFYEQSESE from the coding sequence ATGTCGGAAGACATCCGTTGGAAGCAGCGCTTCAATAACTACCTGAAGGCGCTCCAGACACTGACCGACGCTGTCAAGCTGGCCGAGGAGCGGGAGCTTTCCACCTTGGAAGCACAGGGAGTGATCCAGTCCTTTGAATTTACTCATGAACTGGCCTGGAATGTCTTGAAGGACTACCTCGAATATCAAGGGGTCAGCGATATCGTCGGTTCAAGGGGTGCTGTCCGCGAGGCGTTTAAAAATGGTCTGCTTGAAGACGGCGAGACGTGGATGACGATGATCAAGGACAGGAACCTCTCGTCCCATACCTACGATCTTGAAAGAGCCCAGGAGATTGTCGAGAGAATCCTTGACGAGCACCACCCTGCTTTTCTGAAGATGGCCAAAAAATTTAATGCGTTCTACGAACAATCCGAGAGTGAATAA